A portion of the Eubacterium maltosivorans genome contains these proteins:
- a CDS encoding helix-turn-helix transcriptional regulator, with amino-acid sequence MAKDLESYKVLVDFLADYLGENTEVVLHDLSDCQSSIVAIRNGDISGRELGAPVTDYGLKLIKNEAYKEAPYRVNYRGLSPRGNIIRSATYFIKDDDGELIGLLCLNMDCQKFAEARDILESLITVEPLKKDEESEENFNINVKELVINNMSRVLPSNHGDLRKMGKQEKIDVVERLQGLGTFMVKGTIWHVADMLGVSVPTVYRYLATIKKENE; translated from the coding sequence ATGGCAAAAGATCTTGAATCCTACAAGGTACTGGTAGACTTTTTAGCAGATTATCTGGGAGAAAACACAGAGGTGGTATTGCACGACCTCTCGGACTGTCAATCATCGATTGTGGCAATCCGCAATGGCGATATCAGTGGACGTGAATTAGGGGCACCGGTTACAGACTATGGCCTTAAGCTTATTAAGAATGAGGCGTATAAAGAAGCGCCATACCGTGTGAACTATCGGGGATTGTCTCCAAGAGGCAACATTATACGTTCGGCAACGTATTTTATTAAGGATGATGATGGTGAGCTGATCGGTCTGCTTTGTCTGAATATGGACTGTCAGAAATTTGCGGAGGCCCGTGATATTCTGGAATCACTCATTACGGTTGAGCCGCTCAAAAAAGATGAAGAATCCGAAGAAAACTTCAACATTAACGTCAAAGAACTGGTTATCAATAATATGAGCCGTGTGCTGCCCAGCAATCACGGAGACCTCAGAAAAATGGGCAAACAGGAAAAGATTGATGTGGTTGAAAGACTGCAGGGACTTGGAACCTTTATGGTTAAAGGAACCATCTGGCACGTGGCGGATATGCTCGGGGTTTCAGTACCGACTGTTTACCGCTACCTGGCTACCATTAAGAAGGAAAATGAATAA